The Bradysia coprophila strain Holo2 chromosome IV unlocalized genomic scaffold, BU_Bcop_v1 contig_84, whole genome shotgun sequence genome window below encodes:
- the LOC119072717 gene encoding P protein-like: protein MGISRHLKNPSLRRRKDEITPKDVTEQSLQVWLGLPSKIRRDPSLVSFQMEHERLHGHDDERPEENLDEIEAYDNDEDPVEFITMGIPQDTSNNSSFRSHKFSDPPSDIASATKEDVHETIKEADHFFSSSWQNNVKIGILFLVWLFCTGTLVQGEEKMIKYKLISIPEQGVKYFTIPKESIGSLLSLSVEGPLLSEKEKSSSLNYLAVSIESYVLLANSSVADKTSKIWKIPVSSRTVFDTIIPTTRRNVFDVSMLNSDKLQSDDKYSLRIKFQTNSVEEFAIQLGYDMSPINMNVGVIFGGAILILFYGLIIFEVVHRTFAAVMSSILTITILTLLNDRPTMSDVVTYMDMEALLLLFSMMIVVAVMTETGVFDYLAYYAFKISNGKIWPLIHCLCIITILVSSVLDNVTTVLLMTPASIKLCEVMHLNPLPIIMTIILHSNIGGIITPIGDPVSIVITSHQYIAKHGVTFIAFVAHATVGVILVGIQTGIHLRFKYHDIHDLKYRESRKAKELRREITVWKRAADKLSSFSKDVDLVRETLLKKVKILKHQLKRAEQSGTDSKEEYKFTLNELKMSYKIKNKPLLIQSAIALVFVIAFFFIQSVPRWTSLPLSFCALLGVILLLIIADKDDMDVLMHRIEWTTMLFFAAMFVTMECLARLGLINWIGKQSEIIIQSVGEDYRLAVAIIIILWVSALTSSLVDSVAVASMMIRVVVSLAENPSLGLPLQPLVWALAFGASLGGNGTLYGASANVVCAGIAEQHGYKVSFMDYMRVCFPIMIGSIVVATGYLMVSHVVFTWH from the exons ATGGGAATATCCAGACATTTAAAGAATCCGTCTTTGCGACGCAGAAAGGACGAAATAACACCGAAAGATGTCACCGAACAGTCCCTACAAGTATGGCTCGGTCTTCCATCGAAAATTCGTCGTGATCCCAGTTTGGTGTCATTTCAAATGGAACACGAGAGGCTACACG GTCATGACGATGAACGCCCCGAAGAGAATCTTGATGAAATTGAAGCTTATGATAATGATGAAGATCCGGTGGAATTCATTACTATGGGAATACCACAGGACACCAGTAACAATAGTAGCTTCAGGTCGCACAAGTTTAGCGATCCACCGTCTGACat TGCTTCAGCTACCAAAGAAGACGTACACGAGACTATCAAGGAAGCTGACCATTTCTTCAGCAGTTCCTGGCAAAATAATGTCAAAATCGGAATATTGTTCCTAGTTTGGCTATTTTGTACTGGGACTCTGGTGCAGGGGGAggaaaaaatgataaaatacaaattgatCTCAATCCCCGAACAAGGAGTTAAAT ATTTCACAATACCGAAAGAATCGATTGGATCTCTACTATCACTCTCCGTCGAAGGGCCATTGCTCAGCGAAAAGGAAAAGTCGTCATCTCTCAACTACCTAGCCGTTTCCATTGAATCGTACGTCTTACTTGCCAACAGTAGTGTGGCTgataaaacttcaaaaatatggaaaattccGGTTTCATCTCGAACTGTTTTTGATACCATAATACCAACGACTCGGCGTAATGTGTTTGATGTCAGCATGTTAAACAGTGATAAGCTGCAATCAGATGACAAATACAGTTTGAGAATCAAGTTTCAAACGAATTCCGTTGAAGAATTTGCTATTCAATTGGGCTACGATATGTCCCCGATTAATATGAATGTTGGCGTGATATTCGGTGGGGCAATTTTGATTCTATTCTATGGGCTCATTATTTTCGAA GTCGTTCATCGAACGTTTGCGGCAGTGATGTCATCCATTTTAACAATAACCATTCTGACTCTTTTGAACGATCGACCGACTATGAGTGACGTCGTTACTTATATGGATATGGAAGCCTTGCTACTACTATTTTCGATGATGATCGTGGTAGCTGTGATGACGGAAACAGGGGTATTCGATTACTTGGCGTACTATGCGTTCAAG ATCAGCAATGGGAAAATATGGCCACTAATTCACTGCCTATGCATAATCACAATACTCGTGTCTTCTGTCTTGGATAATGTAACTACCGTGCTGTTGATGACACCAGCCTCTATAAA ATTATGCGAAGTAATGCACCTGAATCCATTACCAATCATTATGACAATCATTCTGCACTCAAATATTGGCGGTATCATAACTCCCATTGGCGATCCGGTTAGCATTGTCATCACTTCGCATCAGTACATTGCCAAGCAC GGAGTTACATTTATTGCATTCGTTGCTCACGCAACGGTCGGAGTTATTTTGGTTGGCATCCAAACTGGAATACATTTGCGGTTTAAATACCACGACATTCATGACCTTAAGTACAGAGAGTCGAGGAAAGCGAAAGAACTTCGTCGTGAGATAACCGTATGGAAACGGGCAGCCGACAAGCTTTCGTCATTTTCGAAAGATGTTGATCTGGTGCGTGAAACGTTGTTGAAAAAGGTGAAAATTCTGAAGCATCAACTGAAACGAGCCGAACAGTCTGGCACCGATTCGAAGGAAGAATATAAATTCACTTTGAACGAACTGAAGATGAGT tacaaaatcaaaaacaaacctCTGCTCATCCAATCTGCTATTGCGCTGGTTTTTGTCATTGCCTTCTTCTTCATTCAATCAGTGCCTCGATGGACAAGTTTACCCCTAAGCTTTTGTGCTCTCTTAGGAGTGATTTTACTATTGATTATTGCCGACAA AGATGATATGGACGTACTAATGCATCGTATAGAATGGACGACGATGTTATTTTTCGCCGCAATGTTCGTTACAATGGAATGTTTAGCGCGATTAGGACTTATAAATTGGATAGGAAAACAGTCGGAAATAATCATCCAATCTGTTGGCGAAGACTATCGCTTGGCTGTTGCCATCATCATTATTTTATGG GTTTCAGCTCTCACATCATCACTAGTGGATAGTGTAGCTGTGGCCTCAATGATGATACGAGTTGTTGTGTCGTTGGCCGAAAATCCATCATTAGGACTGCCATTGCAGCCACTAGTTTGGGCGCTGGCATTCGGTGCTAGCCTCGGTGGCAATGGGACACTCTATGGTGCTTCGGCTAATGTTGTGTGCGCGGGAATAGCAGAACAGCATGGGTATAAAGTTTCATTCATGGATTACATGAG GGTTTGCTTTCCAATAATGATCGGAAGTATTGTGGTTGCAACAGGGTATCTTATGGTGTCACACGTGGTATTCACTTGGCATTAA
- the LOC119072718 gene encoding uncharacterized protein LOC119072718: protein MLQRIFGLILLINYASAFIVPQEVPSLLSLVYSNIPPIKKGTDSRVGFGYRLGEHADFQVVFELGPQTNTKPIGNAAGDDDSDTSKRNVDQNDYVMKNSPNPEGTEWLANWSQDMRTQSKKATPKPAEMVDSSNKVHTGPFISESALRQLQQLYGKAQAQNGAQPTFPDSIGTLPAVAMDDVIKSLTNSRRNILPNTVREPEPQSAADKSKITADLMDVDFD, encoded by the exons atgCCAGCGCTTTCATTGTTCCACAAGAAGTCCCTTCACTACTCTCGTTAGTCTACTCGAACATACCGCCGATTAAGAAGG GAACTGACTCAAGAGTCGGCTTTGGATACAGACTCGGCGAACATGCAGATTTTCAAGTAGTATTTGAGCTCGGACCTCAGACCAACACTAAGCCAATCG GTAATGCTGCTGGTGATGATGATTCCGATACCAGTAAACGTAACGTTGATCAGAACGATTatgtaatgaaaaat TCACCGAATCCAGAGGGAACTGAGTGGCTAGCAAACTGGTCTCAAGATATGAGAACACAATCGAAAAAAGCAACACCAAAGCCAGCTGAAATGGTTGACTCATCGAATAAAGTACATACCGGACCATTTATATCAGAGTCAGCATTAAGGCAGTTACAACAGTTATACGGTAAAGCACAAGCTCAAAATGGAGCCCAGCCAACATTTCCGGACAGTATAGGAACATTACCAGCGGTTGCAATGGATGACGTGATAAAATCGCTAACAAATAGTCGTCGAAATATTCTGCCCAATACCGTAAGAGAACCAGAACCTCAATCAGCAGcagataaatcgaaaattacgGCTGATTTGATGGATGTGGATTTtgactaa